One segment of Candidatus Micropelagos thuwalensis DNA contains the following:
- a CDS encoding divergent PAP2 family protein — protein sequence MQTPYYILAPIVGYFVAGGLKFFLNSLTYRKLAFKNIGMGGMPSTHNCICSSTFFTIGIGEGFSSPVTAVAFTVSIIVAIDSMDLRQKIEAHALLIASELGKVNKQAKNLRTSIGHKPKEVLAGWLLGVIIALFLTEGQFLLFQVLLST from the coding sequence TTGCAAACGCCATATTATATTTTAGCTCCAATAGTTGGATATTTTGTTGCGGGTGGTTTAAAGTTTTTCTTAAATTCATTAACATACCGAAAATTGGCATTCAAAAATATTGGCATGGGAGGTATGCCAAGTACTCATAATTGTATTTGCTCGTCTACTTTTTTTACAATTGGGATTGGGGAGGGATTTTCATCACCAGTCACCGCAGTTGCCTTCACGGTGTCAATCATAGTTGCAATTGACTCAATGGATCTAAGACAAAAAATTGAGGCTCATGCCTTACTTATTGCTTCTGAATTGGGAAAAGTAAACAAACAAGCAAAAAATTTGCGAACCTCTATTGGCCACAAGCCAAAAGAGGTTTTAGCCGGTTGGCTACTCGGGGTAATCATTGCACTGTTTTTAACTGAAGGGCAGTTTTTATTATTTCAAGTTTTACTATCTACCTAA
- a CDS encoding DUF6798 domain-containing protein — MDANSAGNFGEILIIVLLPFFLINGSISSLREVHEWRETNPAKAEMYKFLSENSGPEDIILVDPKIEKILFDVERKLNRPTLVTFKYIPSSKEGLVEWYRRLKFKESVFNGKGLNTRQYPYNLVVASNKADTSNLLSSHIKIFANPEYMVFRK, encoded by the coding sequence ATGGACGCTAACAGCGCCGGAAATTTTGGTGAAATTTTAATTATTGTTCTTTTACCGTTTTTTTTGATTAATGGATCTATCAGTAGCCTTCGGGAGGTTCACGAGTGGCGAGAAACAAATCCAGCAAAGGCGGAAATGTATAAATTTCTGTCTGAAAATAGTGGCCCCGAGGATATAATTTTGGTTGACCCAAAGATAGAAAAAATTCTTTTTGATGTAGAAAGAAAATTGAATAGACCAACGCTGGTTACATTCAAGTACATACCTTCTTCTAAAGAGGGTTTAGTAGAATGGTATAGAAGGCTTAAATTCAAAGAAAGTGTTTTCAATGGGAAAGGCCTAAATACAAGACAGTATCCCTATAATCTAGTGGTTGCCAGTAACAAAGCTGATACTTCTAATCTGTTATCATCTCATATAAAAATTTTCGCTAACCCTGAATATATGGTCTTTAGAAAATAA
- a CDS encoding VOC family protein gives MTKICFDHCVIFVPDLNLAIQQFSELGFIVSRGGEHKYTCNALIIFRDQTYIEIIALKKFWFRPIIRFAAKIGLLNYYANKKTDTSWRLIRWITKSYGALDWCLRTKNIQYALNSLARNKIPTLKKLAYQRKRPDGQIVQWELGCSKDYDLPFLIEDKTPINLRIAQDNNTKHTNGALGFKKIILSSKNTEKIAYGLSALLNENQNHSRKLPKTFSIGNIMISLKQEANPKSCFSLELSYSGNKRKCMNTKKTFGAVIWLTPNI, from the coding sequence ATGACTAAAATATGTTTTGACCATTGTGTAATTTTTGTTCCAGATCTTAATCTAGCCATTCAACAATTCTCAGAGCTAGGCTTTATAGTAAGTAGGGGGGGTGAACATAAATATACATGCAACGCATTGATTATTTTTAGAGATCAAACATATATTGAAATTATTGCCCTGAAAAAATTTTGGTTTCGACCAATAATCAGGTTTGCGGCTAAGATTGGATTGTTAAATTACTATGCAAACAAAAAAACAGACACCTCATGGAGATTAATTCGCTGGATTACAAAAAGCTATGGCGCATTGGATTGGTGTCTTCGCACAAAAAATATTCAGTATGCTCTCAATAGCTTAGCTAGAAACAAAATTCCTACTTTAAAAAAATTAGCATACCAAAGAAAAAGACCCGACGGTCAAATTGTTCAATGGGAATTGGGATGCTCCAAAGATTATGATTTACCATTTTTGATAGAAGATAAGACCCCAATAAATTTAAGAATAGCTCAAGATAATAATACTAAACACACTAATGGTGCATTGGGTTTTAAAAAAATTATTCTATCGTCGAAAAATACCGAAAAAATAGCTTATGGCTTAAGCGCTCTATTAAATGAAAATCAAAATCATAGCAGAAAATTACCTAAAACTTTTTCAATTGGAAACATAATGATTAGCTTAAAACAAGAGGCTAATCCAAAAAGTTGTTTTAGTTTAGAGTTGAGCTACTCTGGAAACAAACGTAAGTGCATGAACACCAAAAAAACATTTGGAGCCGTAATTTGGTTAACTCCAAATATATAG
- a CDS encoding Peptidoglycan glycosyltransferase protein: MLLADVISDLVDFLNHKISDAPYILTISGGQGAGKSTMCKALEDALTPKDKKTLTLSLDDFYHSAATRLKLADTIHPLCATRGVPGTHDLPLMRHTLAQLQAADETSRTQIPRFSKSHDDRFPEKDWPIFEGRPDVIIIEGWCVGAEASFVANAPPTDWERQHDPDGIWKRWAMEQAETYKDIWNSRDALILLRQKDFEQVIDSRWTQEQQNARDSGVWQFENREAVADFCAHYESWTKGIWEYLPKYADFHIYRDSNYVFSYL; encoded by the coding sequence ATGTTGCTCGCAGATGTAATTTCCGACCTTGTTGACTTTCTGAATCACAAAATCTCAGACGCCCCCTATATACTTACCATCTCTGGCGGTCAGGGCGCCGGTAAATCCACCATGTGCAAAGCCCTTGAGGACGCACTGACACCTAAAGATAAAAAAACTCTCACCCTATCGCTGGATGATTTTTATCACAGCGCCGCAACACGACTAAAGCTCGCAGACACTATCCATCCATTATGCGCCACACGCGGCGTGCCAGGTACGCATGACCTGCCCCTTATGCGTCACACACTGGCTCAGCTTCAAGCGGCAGACGAAACGTCTCGTACCCAAATACCAAGATTCAGCAAGAGCCATGACGACAGATTTCCTGAAAAGGATTGGCCCATTTTTGAAGGTCGCCCCGATGTGATCATAATAGAAGGCTGGTGCGTTGGTGCCGAGGCAAGCTTTGTTGCCAATGCCCCCCCGACCGATTGGGAGCGTCAGCACGATCCCGACGGTATATGGAAGCGCTGGGCAATGGAACAGGCCGAGACTTATAAAGATATCTGGAATTCCAGAGATGCGCTCATATTATTGAGGCAAAAAGATTTTGAGCAGGTAATTGATAGCCGCTGGACACAAGAACAACAAAATGCGCGTGACAGTGGTGTTTGGCAATTTGAAAACCGTGAGGCCGTCGCCGATTTTTGCGCCCATTATGAAAGCTGGACCAAAGGCATTTGGGAATATTTACCAAAATATGCCGATTTTCATATTTATCGGGACTCTAACTATGTTTTCAGCTATTTATAG
- a CDS encoding NAD-dependent epimerase/dehydratase family protein, with product MIDYSKIILTGATGWLGSRLALALTRGIKELGAIGSGGKQIKCLVKSGDNFDDLVDLGADIIVGDITNLDDCRALLKDEEGCLLIHTAGIIHPKLFTSDFSRINVYGTKNLLNAAATFKASRFLVISSNSPIGCNPSPEHLFTERSPFNPYMKYGKSKQVMETFLQGAINSKGYPEISIIRPPWFYGPGQPPRQTDFFRMIRDGKFPLMGDGLNKRSMGFIDNLVLGILLAAYSKKAAGEIYWIADERPYTMLEIVETVKNVMRNEFKIEVKENNLHVPSFISDFARIADMLTQSAGLYNQKIHVLSEMNQTISCDISKAKSELGFQPICSIDEGMRRSIDWCLKNNQEF from the coding sequence ATGATCGATTACTCAAAAATTATTTTGACGGGTGCAACTGGATGGTTGGGAAGTAGATTAGCGTTAGCATTAACCCGTGGCATTAAAGAACTAGGTGCAATTGGTAGTGGTGGAAAACAAATAAAATGCTTAGTGAAGAGCGGTGACAACTTTGATGATTTAGTTGATCTTGGTGCTGATATTATTGTTGGTGACATAACTAATCTAGATGACTGCCGTGCACTGTTAAAAGATGAGGAGGGCTGTCTCCTTATTCATACTGCAGGAATTATTCACCCTAAACTTTTTACATCAGATTTTAGTCGTATAAATGTATATGGAACTAAAAATCTTCTAAATGCGGCAGCGACATTTAAAGCGTCAAGATTTTTAGTTATTTCTTCTAATTCTCCGATTGGTTGCAATCCGTCTCCGGAGCATCTTTTTACTGAGCGATCACCGTTTAATCCATATATGAAATATGGAAAATCAAAACAAGTTATGGAGACATTTCTTCAAGGAGCGATAAATTCTAAAGGTTACCCTGAAATATCTATTATTCGACCGCCTTGGTTTTATGGCCCTGGGCAACCGCCACGGCAGACAGATTTTTTTAGAATGATAAGGGACGGGAAATTTCCTCTTATGGGGGACGGCCTAAATAAGCGTTCTATGGGGTTTATTGATAATTTAGTCTTAGGAATATTATTAGCTGCTTACTCAAAAAAAGCAGCTGGAGAAATTTATTGGATAGCTGATGAACGCCCATACACCATGTTAGAAATTGTAGAAACAGTCAAAAATGTTATGAGAAATGAATTTAAAATTGAAGTTAAAGAAAATAATCTTCATGTACCATCATTCATCTCTGATTTTGCTAGGATAGCTGATATGCTAACTCAATCGGCTGGTCTTTATAATCAGAAGATCCATGTATTATCTGAAATGAACCAAACTATCTCATGTGATATAAGCAAAGCCAAAAGTGAATTAGGTTTTCAACCTATTTGTAGCATAGATGAGGGTATGCGCCGGAGCATAGATTGGTGCCTTAAAAACAATCAGGAATTTTGA
- a CDS encoding cell shape-determining protein MreC, with protein sequence MADFFQNGSITTLHNLTRRSVEDLERELSAFAQKRSIGLVLPSLYSELEGPALENIVQELTKVPYLDQIVIGLDRADEKQFAYAKEYFSRLPQEHAVLWHDGPRLTALDKELSELGLAPTEPGKGRNVWYCFGYMLALRNVDVIGLHDCDILTYNREMLARLLYPVVHPVFPYVFAKGFYPRINEQKLGGRVTRLLITPLLEALRKVCGENDYLRFLDSFRYPLAGEFAMRSHVVNDIRIPSDWGLEIGVLSEVRRNYSNRVIAQVDIADQYDHKHQEMSAGDVTKGLSRMSVDISKAVFRKLATDGEIFSAEKFRTIKATYYREALDRIDCYYNDAMMNDLTLDRHTEEAAVELFARNIMVAGETYLQNPMETPFLPSWNRVNAAKSDFLSRYAEAVKLDNAE encoded by the coding sequence ATGGCAGATTTTTTTCAGAACGGTAGTATTACAACCCTCCATAATCTAACACGACGATCTGTTGAAGATCTGGAGCGAGAGCTTTCTGCCTTTGCTCAGAAACGTTCTATCGGGCTCGTCTTGCCGAGTCTTTATTCCGAACTTGAAGGTCCTGCGCTGGAGAATATTGTGCAGGAGCTAACGAAAGTTCCTTATCTCGACCAAATTGTTATTGGGCTTGATCGCGCTGATGAAAAACAATTTGCTTATGCAAAAGAATATTTTTCTCGTCTCCCACAAGAACATGCAGTTTTATGGCATGACGGCCCACGCCTCACAGCGCTGGATAAAGAGTTGTCGGAACTTGGGCTGGCGCCGACTGAGCCCGGCAAGGGGCGCAATGTTTGGTATTGTTTCGGCTATATGCTGGCTTTACGCAATGTTGATGTCATAGGCTTACATGATTGCGATATTCTTACCTATAATCGCGAAATGTTGGCGCGCTTGCTTTATCCGGTTGTACACCCTGTTTTCCCTTATGTTTTTGCCAAAGGTTTCTACCCACGCATTAACGAGCAAAAGTTGGGCGGGCGGGTGACACGTTTGCTCATCACCCCTCTTTTAGAAGCGCTACGCAAAGTTTGCGGTGAAAATGACTATTTACGGTTTCTGGATAGCTTCCGTTACCCGCTTGCTGGTGAGTTCGCCATGCGCAGTCATGTCGTAAATGATATTCGTATCCCGTCTGACTGGGGGCTTGAAATTGGTGTTCTGTCTGAGGTGCGCCGAAATTATTCAAATCGCGTCATTGCACAGGTGGATATTGCCGATCAATATGATCACAAGCATCAAGAAATGTCCGCCGGGGATGTGACCAAAGGCTTGTCGCGTATGAGCGTTGATATCAGTAAAGCTGTGTTTCGAAAGCTGGCAACAGATGGTGAAATTTTTTCGGCAGAGAAATTCAGAACGATTAAAGCCACCTATTACCGTGAGGCTTTAGATCGCATAGATTGCTATTATAACGATGCCATGATGAATGATTTGACCTTAGACCGGCATACGGAGGAAGCGGCTGTTGAGTTGTTTGCCCGAAATATTATGGTCGCCGGTGAAACCTATTTACAAAACCCAATGGAAACACCATTTTTACCGAGCTGGAACCGAGTTAATGCGGCCAAGTCAGATTTTTTATCGCGCTACGCGGAGGCCGTGAAGCTTGATAATGCTGAGTAA
- a CDS encoding HAD-IIB family hydrolase: MADILVFTDLDGSLMDHETYAFDAALPALDALAQADIPVSVVSSKTRAEIIPLVSKLKLTGPIIAENGAVIAFRDGTLNMAGHINDIRQALDALPEKHRNAIKGFGDMSVAEISQLTGLDEAASVRAAQREASEPFMWSGRDAPDKNLLVNKGFQIIRGGRFYHIIPHRDKADAIKCVTAEMGKPDAEIWALGDGPNDLSMLLAANKGALIHNPNLQVRAQLPETHALYLTKHSGPAGWAEAIFTFLAGKKA; this comes from the coding sequence ATGGCCGACATACTGGTTTTTACAGATTTGGATGGATCCCTAATGGATCATGAAACTTACGCATTCGACGCCGCACTTCCTGCGTTAGATGCGCTGGCACAGGCTGATATTCCTGTCAGTGTCGTGAGTAGTAAAACCCGGGCAGAAATCATCCCACTCGTTTCAAAGCTCAAACTAACAGGCCCAATCATTGCCGAGAACGGGGCCGTCATCGCTTTTCGAGACGGAACGTTAAATATGGCGGGTCACATTAACGACATTAGGCAGGCGTTGGATGCTCTGCCGGAAAAACATCGCAATGCTATTAAAGGTTTTGGAGATATGAGTGTTGCGGAAATTTCGCAATTGACCGGGCTGGATGAAGCTGCATCAGTTCGCGCTGCTCAGCGTGAGGCCAGTGAGCCTTTTATGTGGTCAGGTAGGGATGCGCCTGATAAAAATTTATTGGTAAATAAAGGGTTTCAAATCATCCGTGGTGGGCGGTTTTATCATATCATTCCGCACCGGGATAAAGCCGATGCCATAAAGTGCGTCACGGCTGAGATGGGCAAGCCGGATGCAGAGATATGGGCGTTGGGCGATGGACCGAATGATTTAAGCATGTTGCTTGCCGCCAATAAGGGTGCCCTTATTCATAATCCAAATCTGCAGGTCAGGGCTCAATTACCAGAAACACATGCGCTTTATTTAACTAAACATTCCGGACCAGCAGGATGGGCTGAGGCTATATTTACTTTTCTTGCGGGGAAGAAGGCCTAA
- a CDS encoding sugar phosphorylase: protein MLKDILSRHIEFIYPHSNSSTLVEKICESFDISPTTENKAERDYWDENDSFLITYGDTILSEDKHPLQNIHKFLGDYLEKAITGVHILPYFPFTSDDGFAVSDYRAVRADLGDWEDIKDIGENYRLMSDVVINHASTSHEWFKQFLSDEKPGRHYIKTSDPSEDHALVTRPRPSPLLIPFQTTAGEKHVWCTFGADQADLDFSNPDLLCEFISLMRFYINKGIRVFRLDAVGFLWKENGTNCLHLPQTHEIIKLIRTLVDHLEDTILLITETNVPNHENLQYFGNGNEAHVIYNFSLPPLLVHALLTGRSTYLRRWMMAMPPSQDGCTLFNFSASHDGIGLRPVEGLLPEDEIAKMIDTIMGFGGRVTMRSYEGREVPYEMNTTLFSALKGTIHGEDNFHVARFIASQTIMMSLEGIPAFYIQSLLASENDEARAGQAGHNRALNRTQWSGEDIDAAMSDENSPLFQIFYELKNRLEIRKKQKAFHPDATQFTLHLKPGMFGFWRQSLDRKQSLFVVTNITHEEKLLSLRDMNLYQQAQWKDLLSNTIVDPSDEVLTLSPYQSIWITNVSG, encoded by the coding sequence GTGTTAAAAGATATACTCTCCCGGCATATTGAGTTCATTTATCCGCATTCAAATTCATCGACTCTGGTAGAGAAAATATGTGAAAGCTTTGACATATCCCCGACAACCGAAAATAAGGCCGAGCGAGACTACTGGGATGAAAATGATAGTTTTCTCATAACCTATGGGGACACAATTTTATCCGAAGACAAACATCCCCTACAAAATATCCATAAATTTCTGGGCGATTATCTTGAGAAAGCCATTACAGGGGTTCACATTCTTCCCTATTTTCCTTTCACCTCAGATGATGGTTTTGCTGTCAGTGATTACCGTGCCGTCCGCGCTGATTTGGGCGATTGGGAAGATATTAAAGACATTGGTGAGAATTATCGCCTGATGTCCGATGTTGTTATCAACCATGCCTCCACGAGCCATGAGTGGTTTAAGCAATTTTTATCGGATGAAAAACCGGGTCGTCACTATATCAAGACCTCTGACCCGTCTGAAGACCACGCGCTGGTCACGCGCCCACGCCCCTCTCCCCTGCTCATCCCGTTTCAAACGACTGCAGGCGAGAAACATGTCTGGTGTACTTTCGGCGCCGATCAGGCTGATTTAGATTTTTCAAATCCTGACCTGCTATGCGAATTCATTTCCCTCATGCGCTTTTATATTAACAAAGGTATTCGCGTATTCCGGCTCGATGCCGTCGGTTTTTTATGGAAAGAAAATGGTACGAATTGCCTGCACCTTCCTCAGACACATGAAATCATCAAACTCATACGGACACTTGTGGACCATCTGGAAGACACAATTTTACTGATTACCGAAACCAATGTACCAAATCATGAAAACCTTCAATATTTTGGTAATGGCAATGAAGCCCATGTGATTTATAATTTCAGCCTACCGCCTTTGCTCGTGCATGCACTCCTCACCGGACGGTCAACATATTTGCGGCGTTGGATGATGGCCATGCCACCAAGTCAGGATGGCTGCACGCTGTTTAATTTTTCTGCATCCCATGACGGCATAGGTCTACGCCCTGTCGAGGGCCTGCTTCCTGAAGATGAAATCGCCAAAATGATTGATACGATTATGGGTTTTGGTGGGCGTGTAACCATGCGCAGTTATGAAGGGCGCGAAGTACCTTATGAAATGAACACCACTCTTTTCAGCGCGCTTAAAGGTACGATTCATGGCGAAGATAACTTTCATGTCGCGCGTTTCATTGCCTCACAAACCATAATGATGTCGCTTGAAGGCATACCTGCTTTTTATATCCAAAGTCTCCTGGCTTCAGAAAATGATGAAGCCCGCGCCGGACAAGCAGGTCATAACCGTGCCTTAAACAGAACACAATGGTCTGGCGAAGATATTGACGCCGCTATGTCAGATGAGAACTCACCATTATTCCAGATTTTTTATGAACTGAAAAACCGGTTAGAAATCAGGAAAAAACAAAAGGCGTTCCATCCCGACGCAACACAGTTTACCCTTCACCTCAAGCCTGGGATGTTTGGCTTCTGGCGGCAAAGTCTGGATCGCAAGCAATCACTTTTTGTCGTAACCAACATCACCCATGAAGAAAAATTACTCAGCCTGCGTGATATGAACCTCTATCAACAAGCACAATGGAAAGATTTACTGAGCAACACAATCGTTGATCCGTCCGACGAAGTACTTACTCTGTCACCTTATCAGAGCATATGGATTACCAATGTTTCAGGATAA